A stretch of the Nothobranchius furzeri strain GRZ-AD chromosome 5, NfurGRZ-RIMD1, whole genome shotgun sequence genome encodes the following:
- the LOC107395183 gene encoding solute carrier family 45 member 4 isoform X3 yields the protein MKNQSEMGGGALENEALGLHENKKAAEDGGSEKEVDEEEEGKTVRIPRYRWVMHAAVMFGREFCYAMETALVTPVLLQIGLSIGDSPSSQPIGIVLSVVGVVVLDFCADASEGPIRAYLLDVADAEEQDMALNIHGLSAGLGGAVGYMLGGLDWTGTALGRAFKSQEQVLFLFAGVVFIFSVTLHMLSIPERTFASSKKLRDTQGGESSSPLSSGLVGNTNLDVIAEEEAEDKDPHSEEMEMGFLAVDKVRSQSDSVLAMPDASIELDADLHRQRFLPAEHFLSETHGDDVFRPSDPGAEPASPLRELPPVVGGTVAKADLSLRKDPTNGQPSFPQTSSATGDQHERKQDKAANGSSAGVSSSNHSNLIKGHASTKTGNRTADTLVSSRPRRPTFYRQPSFTFSYYGRVGSQRYRPRRTRPPGPRARSLNDLRDIRGHRDFRLSVSSLSSDGSSSEGVPDQGTTVRLLWLSMFKMPKQLWRLCVCHLLTWFSIISEAVFYTDFMGQVIFSGDPTAAANSTELQNYHRGVQMGCWGLVVYAATAAACSAILQKSLDNFDLSVKVIYIVGTLGFSIGTAIMAIFPNLYVAMVMISSMGIISMSISYCPYALLGQYHEIKEYINHSPANTQRGFGIDCAILTCQVYISQILVASALGSVVEAVGSVRVIPVVASGGSFLGFLTACFLVIYPEGEPSSSELDQSCDGLPAEEHPNGEKSREQGLALLNLKRRGNLEMENQTVA from the exons ATGAAAAACCAAAGTGAAATGGGAGGGGGGGCATTGGAGAACGAGGCTTTGGGCCTTCATGAAAACAAAAAAGCTGCAGAAGACGGTGGAAGTGAGAAAGAGgtagatgaagaggaggaggggaaGACGGTTCGGATACCCAGGTATCGCTGGGTGATGCATGCAGCGGTGATGTTTGGACGTGAGTTCTGCTACGCCATGGAAACAGCCCTGGTGACACCAGTGCTGCTGCAGATAG GTCTCTCCATTGGAGACAGCCCAAGCAGTCAGCCTATTGGCATTGTTCTGTcggtggtgggggtggtggtgctGGACTTCTGCGCTGACGCCTCCGAGGGACCAATCAGAGCTTACCTCCTGGACGTTGCTGATGCTGAAGAGCAGGACATGGCTCTGAACATTCATGGTCTCTCTGCTG GGCTTGGAGGAGCTGTGGGCTACATGCTGGGAGGCCTGGACTGGACTGGCACGGCTCTGGGCAGAGCTTTTAAGTCACAAGAGCAGGTCCTGTTCCTGTTTGCTGGGGTTGTCTTCATTTTCTCTGTCACGCTGCACATGCTCAGTATCCCTGAGAGAACGTTCGCTTCATCCAAGAAGCTCAGAGACACACAAGGTGGAGAGTCTTCTAGCCCGTTGTCTTCAGGGCTCGTTGGGAACACAAACCTGGATGTGATAGCAGAGGAGGAAGCCGAGGACAAGGATCCACACTCGGAGGAAATGGAAATGGGTTTCCTAGCTGTGGACAAAGTCAGGAGccagagtgattctgttttagcCATGCCAGATGCCTCCATAGAGCTGGATGCTGACCTCCACCGACAGCGTTTCTTACCAGCTGAGCACTTCCTGTCTGAAACCCATGGAGACGATGTGTTTAGGCCATCGGATCCCGGTGCTGAGCCTGCGTCTCCTCTGCGTGAGCTGCCTCCTGTCGTTGGCGGGACGGTGGCTAAGGCAGATTTGTCTCTACGGAAGGATCCAACCAACGGTCAGCCATCTTTCCCTCAGACCAGCTCCGCCACAGGAGATCAACATGAGAGAAAG caGGACAAGGCTGCTAATGGCTCCAGTGCTGGTGTGTCTTCCTCCAACCATTCAAATCTGATCAAAGGCCACGCCTCCACGAAGACGGGAAACCGCACCGCCGACACTTTAGTTTCCTCACGGCCTCGCCGACCCACCTTCTACAGACAA CCCTCTTTCACCTTTTCATATTACGGCCGAGTCGGGTCACAGCGCTATCGACCGCGGCGCACAAGACCCCCGGGCCCTCGAGCCCGCAGTCTGAACGACCTGCGAGACATTCGGGGACATCGGGACTTTCGGCTCTCCGTCAGCAGCCTGTCGTCTGACGGCTCCAGCAGCGAAGGGGTCCCGGACCAGGGCACCACTGTCAGGCTGCTCTGGCTGTCCATGTTTAAG ATGCCCAAGCAGCTgtggaggctgtgtgtgtgtcaccTCCTCACCTGGTTCTCCATCATATCTGAAGCTGTGTTTTACACCGACTTCATGGGTCAGGTCATCTTCAGTGGAGACCCcacg GCTGCAGCCAATTCCACCGAGCTCCAGAACTACCACCGAGGAGTCCAGATGGGCTGCTGGGGTCTGGTGGTCTACGCTGCTACTGCTGCTGCCTGCTCTG CCATCCTTCAGAAGTCCCTGGATAACTTTGATCTGAGTGTGAAGGTGATCTACATCGTTGGAACGCTGGGATTCTCCATAG GAACTGCGATCATGGCCATCTTTCCTAATCTTTATGTTGCCATGGTGATGATCAGCAGCATGGGCATCATCTCCATGAGTATCTCCTACTGTCCCTATGCGTTACTAGGGCAGTATCATGAGATCAAAGAG TACATCAACCACAGTCCAGCTAACACTCAAAGAGGCTTTGGCATCGACTGTGCGATATTAACCTGCCAG GTTTATATCAGCCAGATTCTGGTTGCCTCGGCTCTCGGATCTGTGGTTGAAGCAGTCGGGAGTGTGCGTGTCATCCCAGTCGTGGCCTCCGGCGGCTCCTTCCTTGGCTTCCTCACTGCCTGTTTTCTGGTCATTTATCCCGAAGGTGAGCCCAGCAGCTCAGAGCTGGACCAGAGCTGTGATGGACTACCTGCAGAGGAGCATCCAAATGGAGAAAAGAGCAGAGAACAGGGACTGGCTCTGTTGAACCTGAAGAGGAGAGGAAATTTGGAGATGGAGAATCAAACTGTGGCCTGA
- the LOC107395183 gene encoding solute carrier family 45 member 4 isoform X6 produces the protein MKNQSEMGGGALENEALGLHENKKAAEDGGSEKEVDEEEEGKTVRIPRYRWVMHAAVMFGREFCYAMETALVTPVLLQIGLPEQYYSLTWFLSPILGLLFTPLIGSASDGCTLRWGRRRPFILALCTGVLLGVALFLNGSLIGLSIGDSPSSQPIGIVLSVVGVVVLDFCADASEGPIRAYLLDVADAEEQDMALNIHGLSAGLGGAVGYMLGGLDWTGTALGRAFKSQEQVLFLFAGVVFIFSVTLHMLSIPERTFASSKKLRDTQGGESSSPLSSGLVGNTNLDVIAEEEAEDKDPHSEEMEMGFLAVDKVRSQSDSVLAMPDASIELDADLHRQRFLPAEHFLSETHGDDVFRPSDPGAEPASPLRELPPVVGGTVAKADLSLRKDPTNGQPSFPQTSSATGDQHERKQDKAANGSSAGVSSSNHSNLIKGHASTKTGNRTADTLVSSRPRRPTFYRQPSFTFSYYGRVGSQRYRPRRTRPPGPRARSLNDLRDIRGHRDFRLSVSSLSSDGSSSEGVPDQGTTVRLLWLSMFKMPKQLWRLCVCHLLTWFSIISEAVFYTDFMGQVIFSGDPTAAANSTELQNYHRGVQMGCWGLVVYAATAAACSAILQKSLDNFDLSVKVIYIVGTLGFSIGTAIMAIFPNLYVAMVMISSMGIISMSISYCPYALLGQYHEIKES, from the exons ATGAAAAACCAAAGTGAAATGGGAGGGGGGGCATTGGAGAACGAGGCTTTGGGCCTTCATGAAAACAAAAAAGCTGCAGAAGACGGTGGAAGTGAGAAAGAGgtagatgaagaggaggaggggaaGACGGTTCGGATACCCAGGTATCGCTGGGTGATGCATGCAGCGGTGATGTTTGGACGTGAGTTCTGCTACGCCATGGAAACAGCCCTGGTGACACCAGTGCTGCTGCAGATAG GTCTTCCTGAGCAGTACTACAGTCTGACGTGGTTCCTCAGCCCCATCCTGGGCCTCCTCTTCACCCCGCTGATCGGCTCGGCCAGTGATGGCTGCACCCTGCGGTGGGGCAGGAGGAGACCTTTCATCCTGGCTCTTTGTACGGGTGTCCTGCTGGGAGTGGCGCTGTTTTTAAACGGCTCACTGATTG GTCTCTCCATTGGAGACAGCCCAAGCAGTCAGCCTATTGGCATTGTTCTGTcggtggtgggggtggtggtgctGGACTTCTGCGCTGACGCCTCCGAGGGACCAATCAGAGCTTACCTCCTGGACGTTGCTGATGCTGAAGAGCAGGACATGGCTCTGAACATTCATGGTCTCTCTGCTG GGCTTGGAGGAGCTGTGGGCTACATGCTGGGAGGCCTGGACTGGACTGGCACGGCTCTGGGCAGAGCTTTTAAGTCACAAGAGCAGGTCCTGTTCCTGTTTGCTGGGGTTGTCTTCATTTTCTCTGTCACGCTGCACATGCTCAGTATCCCTGAGAGAACGTTCGCTTCATCCAAGAAGCTCAGAGACACACAAGGTGGAGAGTCTTCTAGCCCGTTGTCTTCAGGGCTCGTTGGGAACACAAACCTGGATGTGATAGCAGAGGAGGAAGCCGAGGACAAGGATCCACACTCGGAGGAAATGGAAATGGGTTTCCTAGCTGTGGACAAAGTCAGGAGccagagtgattctgttttagcCATGCCAGATGCCTCCATAGAGCTGGATGCTGACCTCCACCGACAGCGTTTCTTACCAGCTGAGCACTTCCTGTCTGAAACCCATGGAGACGATGTGTTTAGGCCATCGGATCCCGGTGCTGAGCCTGCGTCTCCTCTGCGTGAGCTGCCTCCTGTCGTTGGCGGGACGGTGGCTAAGGCAGATTTGTCTCTACGGAAGGATCCAACCAACGGTCAGCCATCTTTCCCTCAGACCAGCTCCGCCACAGGAGATCAACATGAGAGAAAG caGGACAAGGCTGCTAATGGCTCCAGTGCTGGTGTGTCTTCCTCCAACCATTCAAATCTGATCAAAGGCCACGCCTCCACGAAGACGGGAAACCGCACCGCCGACACTTTAGTTTCCTCACGGCCTCGCCGACCCACCTTCTACAGACAA CCCTCTTTCACCTTTTCATATTACGGCCGAGTCGGGTCACAGCGCTATCGACCGCGGCGCACAAGACCCCCGGGCCCTCGAGCCCGCAGTCTGAACGACCTGCGAGACATTCGGGGACATCGGGACTTTCGGCTCTCCGTCAGCAGCCTGTCGTCTGACGGCTCCAGCAGCGAAGGGGTCCCGGACCAGGGCACCACTGTCAGGCTGCTCTGGCTGTCCATGTTTAAG ATGCCCAAGCAGCTgtggaggctgtgtgtgtgtcaccTCCTCACCTGGTTCTCCATCATATCTGAAGCTGTGTTTTACACCGACTTCATGGGTCAGGTCATCTTCAGTGGAGACCCcacg GCTGCAGCCAATTCCACCGAGCTCCAGAACTACCACCGAGGAGTCCAGATGGGCTGCTGGGGTCTGGTGGTCTACGCTGCTACTGCTGCTGCCTGCTCTG CCATCCTTCAGAAGTCCCTGGATAACTTTGATCTGAGTGTGAAGGTGATCTACATCGTTGGAACGCTGGGATTCTCCATAG GAACTGCGATCATGGCCATCTTTCCTAATCTTTATGTTGCCATGGTGATGATCAGCAGCATGGGCATCATCTCCATGAGTATCTCCTACTGTCCCTATGCGTTACTAGGGCAGTATCATGAGATCAAAGAG TCCTGA